A part of Maniola jurtina chromosome 19, ilManJurt1.1, whole genome shotgun sequence genomic DNA contains:
- the LOC123874870 gene encoding molybdopterin synthase sulfur carrier subunit-like, whose protein sequence is MEIEHGIPVKLIFFAQSRELAGIRETTLNLPKKISYVQLLNLITKNYNLETIRNNILLAKNEEVLADNRDIEIRESDNIAVIPPLSGG, encoded by the coding sequence ATGGAAATTGAACATGGCATACCGgtaaaacttatattttttgCTCAATCTAGAGAATTAGCTGGTATAAGAGAGACAACCCTGaatttaccaaaaaaaatcTCATATGTACAGCTACTAAACTTGATTACGAAGAATTATAATTTAGAAAcaataagaaataatattttgctagCAAAAAACGAGGAAGTCTTAGCCGATAACAGAGATATAGAAATAAGGGAAAGTGATAATATTGCTGTGATTCCACCATTGAGTGGTGGCTAA